Proteins encoded together in one Corallococcus soli window:
- a CDS encoding DUF6068 family protein, with protein MPMRHFSLPLAALLGATLSFLPGCGSTKSTGPSPLDAPDQESTPMQATDAWKRARVGDRLTYAFSATQGPAHHGGGTARTVGGQLTLEVVAVQQPWVWVRVAFTDEAGKPLTQPRLAQDLLVPVRADTTRPLDVPHGGEASAEKPSSAGRTWEAMRYVSDQRPVDGPLRARVYANDPGPLYLTHGLLEASTESAGFHTPGGFKLTLREFREGSAGASAPVPEMARPLGPGAYYDRLVDVNPSPGVQRVCFTAERGYLLRTEGPVVPGAAPCTDFSQAEPERLEEVLMGMPWEALASEEGPAAGASVTRGTFTAEGRAVPARIEQGSEDVEGIQRVFSQTFAAEPWAPELAGLALEARFQPLASSTERVVAGGKREPEGGTRLVRWGSWLGGAK; from the coding sequence ATGCCAATGCGCCACTTCTCCCTTCCCCTCGCCGCGCTGCTGGGCGCGACCCTGTCCTTCCTCCCGGGCTGTGGAAGCACGAAGTCCACCGGCCCTTCTCCGCTCGACGCCCCGGACCAGGAGTCCACGCCCATGCAGGCCACGGACGCCTGGAAGCGCGCCCGCGTGGGCGACCGGCTCACCTACGCCTTCTCCGCGACGCAGGGCCCCGCGCACCACGGCGGCGGCACCGCGCGCACCGTCGGGGGGCAGCTGACGCTGGAGGTGGTGGCCGTGCAGCAGCCCTGGGTCTGGGTGCGCGTGGCCTTCACCGACGAGGCCGGCAAGCCCCTGACGCAGCCGCGCCTGGCGCAGGACCTCCTCGTTCCCGTGCGCGCGGACACGACGCGCCCGCTCGACGTGCCCCATGGGGGCGAGGCCTCCGCCGAGAAGCCCTCCAGCGCCGGCCGCACCTGGGAGGCCATGCGCTACGTCAGCGACCAGCGGCCCGTGGACGGCCCCCTGCGCGCGCGCGTGTACGCCAACGACCCGGGCCCGCTCTACCTCACCCACGGCCTGCTGGAGGCGAGCACCGAGTCGGCCGGCTTCCACACCCCGGGCGGCTTCAAGCTGACGCTGCGCGAGTTCCGCGAGGGCTCCGCCGGAGCCAGCGCCCCCGTGCCTGAAATGGCGCGACCCCTGGGGCCGGGCGCGTACTACGACCGGCTCGTGGACGTGAACCCCTCGCCGGGCGTGCAGCGCGTGTGCTTCACCGCCGAGCGCGGCTACCTGCTGCGCACCGAAGGCCCCGTCGTCCCCGGCGCCGCCCCCTGCACCGACTTCTCCCAGGCCGAGCCGGAGCGGCTGGAAGAGGTGCTGATGGGCATGCCCTGGGAGGCCCTGGCCTCGGAGGAGGGGCCCGCGGCGGGCGCGTCCGTCACCCGTGGCACCTTCACCGCGGAGGGCCGCGCCGTGCCCGCGCGCATCGAGCAGGGCTCGGAGGACGTGGAGGGCATCCAGCGCGTCTTCTCGCAGACCTTCGCGGCCGAGCCGTGGGCGCCGGAGCTCGCGGGCCTGGCCCTTGAAGCGCGCTTCCAGCCGCTCGCGAGCAGCACCGAGCGCGTGGTCGCCGGTGGCAAGCGCGAACCCGAGGGCGGCACGCGGCTCGTGCGGTGGGGCTCGTGGCTCGGGGGCGCGAAGTAG
- a CDS encoding putative Ig domain-containing protein: MAPLRVLAPLLALLLVACPGSGPGPTPSDSGVPVDAGQIPDSGVPTDGGLFPPLAITAASLEPAAALVPYQATLTASGGQSPYAWQVTLGPLVDGLALSSEGVLTGTPRFSGDSTFTVEVQDARGTRVEQTLSLRVSGTAFAPLPDAYVSEPYAWTFRAPDGAVAPLWSTGSTLPEGLRLEAVGSLSGVPTAPGSAVLTVGVQDSGRAASWTQALSVLPLPSITTTTLPEADAAQPYSATLTATGGRAPLSWTAAPGALPPGLTLSGEGVLSGTLTSEGPAFTVTVSDANGRKASRELSLFIASQDFELKTQRLTDGRVGDPYSATLAASGGSPPYTWSFTGTLAAGLSLTSNGTLSGVPTAAGTVPFIVTARDATGQTVSRRLPLTVLAPPSLFTVGHWNLEWFGAPNQGPPRSTSDGGLADDLQVAGARDVMGAANAHVWGLVEMVDTADFDTLKAGLPGYSGFLANNPTYVLSGTSLYSAGEQKPGILYDSTLTYRSAQIILTAQAADFGGRPPLRVDFTTRIHGEDAPLVVIVVHLKAFEDLTSYEQRLRSAAALKNYLDVWLPEARVLVIGDWNDDLDHSISKDNGTPRPTPFANFLDDPTRYTFITHPLTDTNTRTTVEFDEVIDHTLATDEMTIEAVPGEVQVLRPDTTVPDYGGAVSDHYPVLTRYDFSGPAGPRVKLTAPLGGTFVKGETLTVTWRSSGVDTVRVELSYDGGENWSVIAPSVRADVGAHAWTVPDVENSTVRVRVVDTAKDSRFDMGPAALWFTRTPPRVFINELLANEPAPGNTDFEFVELYNAGPAPVDLSRWSLWDATASRHVFAPGTVLAPGRALVVFGGPAGFTPGTPDTVAASGGTLSLNNTSDTVQLRRVDGGVVDTYGYGSTVDDVSINRSPDMTPDAGFVLHTTLSPGLTSSPGRRADGGAF, encoded by the coding sequence ATGGCTCCTCTTCGCGTTCTCGCTCCGCTGCTGGCCCTGCTGCTCGTCGCCTGTCCTGGTTCCGGTCCGGGTCCCACGCCCTCCGACAGCGGCGTGCCCGTGGATGCGGGCCAGATTCCCGACAGCGGCGTGCCCACCGATGGTGGCCTGTTTCCCCCGCTCGCCATCACCGCCGCGAGCCTGGAACCCGCCGCCGCGCTCGTGCCCTATCAAGCCACGCTCACGGCCTCCGGAGGCCAGTCGCCCTACGCCTGGCAGGTGACGCTGGGCCCGCTCGTGGACGGGCTCGCGCTGTCCTCCGAGGGTGTGTTGACGGGCACCCCGCGCTTCTCCGGTGACAGCACGTTCACGGTGGAGGTGCAGGACGCCCGGGGCACCCGCGTCGAACAGACGCTGTCCCTGCGAGTCAGCGGCACCGCGTTCGCCCCGCTTCCGGACGCCTATGTCTCCGAACCCTACGCCTGGACCTTCCGCGCGCCGGACGGCGCTGTCGCCCCCCTCTGGAGCACCGGGAGCACGCTGCCGGAGGGCCTGCGGCTCGAAGCCGTGGGGAGCCTGTCCGGGGTGCCCACCGCGCCGGGGAGCGCCGTCCTCACCGTGGGCGTCCAGGACTCGGGCCGCGCGGCGTCCTGGACGCAGGCGCTGTCCGTCCTGCCGCTGCCGTCCATCACGACCACCACGCTGCCGGAGGCCGACGCGGCGCAGCCCTACTCCGCCACGCTGACGGCGACCGGGGGCAGGGCCCCGCTCTCCTGGACCGCCGCGCCCGGTGCGCTGCCTCCGGGGCTCACCCTGTCCGGGGAGGGCGTCCTGTCGGGCACTCTCACCTCGGAGGGCCCGGCCTTCACCGTCACCGTCAGCGATGCCAATGGTCGGAAGGCCTCACGCGAGCTGTCCCTGTTCATCGCCTCCCAGGACTTCGAGCTGAAGACCCAGCGGCTCACGGACGGGCGCGTGGGCGACCCCTACTCCGCCACGCTCGCCGCGTCGGGAGGAAGTCCGCCGTACACCTGGAGCTTCACCGGCACGCTGGCCGCGGGCCTGTCCCTGACGTCCAATGGCACCCTGTCCGGGGTGCCCACCGCCGCGGGCACCGTGCCCTTCATCGTCACCGCGCGCGACGCAACGGGGCAGACGGTGTCGCGCCGCCTGCCGCTGACGGTGCTCGCGCCCCCGAGCCTGTTCACGGTGGGCCATTGGAACCTGGAGTGGTTCGGCGCCCCCAACCAGGGACCGCCGCGCTCCACCTCCGACGGCGGTCTGGCGGATGATCTCCAGGTCGCCGGCGCCCGGGACGTGATGGGCGCCGCCAACGCCCACGTCTGGGGTCTGGTGGAGATGGTGGACACCGCCGACTTCGACACCCTCAAGGCGGGGCTGCCCGGCTACAGCGGCTTCCTCGCCAACAACCCCACGTATGTGTTGAGCGGCACGTCGCTCTACTCCGCCGGTGAGCAGAAGCCGGGCATCCTCTACGACAGCACCCTCACCTACCGCAGCGCGCAGATCATCCTCACCGCGCAGGCCGCGGACTTCGGTGGACGCCCGCCCCTGCGCGTAGACTTCACCACCCGCATCCACGGCGAGGACGCGCCGCTGGTCGTCATCGTCGTGCACCTGAAGGCCTTCGAGGACCTGACCTCCTACGAGCAGCGCCTCCGGTCCGCCGCCGCGCTGAAGAACTACCTGGACGTCTGGCTGCCCGAAGCGCGCGTGCTCGTCATTGGCGACTGGAACGACGACCTGGACCACTCCATCTCCAAGGACAACGGCACGCCGCGCCCCACGCCGTTCGCGAACTTCCTCGACGACCCCACGCGCTACACGTTCATCACCCACCCGCTGACCGACACCAACACCCGCACCACCGTGGAGTTCGACGAGGTCATCGACCACACGCTCGCCACCGACGAGATGACCATCGAGGCCGTGCCCGGCGAGGTCCAGGTGCTCCGCCCCGACACGACCGTCCCGGACTACGGCGGCGCCGTCAGCGACCACTACCCCGTCCTCACCCGCTATGACTTCAGCGGCCCCGCCGGCCCGCGCGTGAAGCTCACCGCGCCCCTGGGTGGCACCTTCGTGAAGGGCGAGACGCTGACCGTCACCTGGCGCTCCTCGGGCGTGGACACCGTGCGCGTCGAGCTGTCCTACGACGGCGGCGAGAACTGGAGCGTCATCGCCCCTTCGGTGCGCGCGGACGTGGGCGCCCATGCGTGGACCGTGCCCGACGTGGAGAACTCCACGGTGCGCGTGCGCGTGGTGGACACCGCGAAGGACTCGCGCTTCGACATGGGCCCCGCGGCGCTCTGGTTCACGCGCACGCCGCCGCGCGTGTTCATCAACGAGCTGCTCGCCAACGAGCCCGCACCCGGCAACACCGACTTCGAGTTCGTCGAGCTCTACAACGCCGGCCCCGCCCCCGTGGACCTGTCCCGCTGGAGCCTGTGGGATGCCACGGCCTCCCGGCATGTCTTCGCGCCGGGCACGGTGCTCGCGCCGGGCCGGGCCCTGGTCGTCTTCGGCGGCCCCGCGGGCTTCACCCCCGGCACGCCCGACACCGTCGCGGCCTCGGGGGGGACGCTGAGCCTCAACAACACCTCGGACACGGTGCAGCTGAGGCGCGTCGACGGTGGCGTCGTGGACACCTACGGCTACGGGAGCACCGTGGACGACGTGTCCATCAACCGCTCCCCGGACATGACGCCCGACGCGGGCTTCGTGCTGCACACCACGCTGTCCCCCGGCCTCACGTCCTCGCCGGGGCGCCGCGCGGATGGGGGTGCCTTCTAG
- a CDS encoding lamin tail domain-containing protein, with protein MLKRSWLPALVTTVFVTVGTGCGDECIDQFDCRDKGTPPAGQVYACVENKCELRTLTPAPEEDAGTEVDAGTDAGTTTDAGTDAGTDPGTGPTACTPACSLEQACNVQTNTCEASGVTTPSTETSTQITAVLAAAAGAQSPALPISGAYVTYVKPAVTGSTEAGGFFLQAEANGPAVFVLGSASATAVAVGDRVTLNVTDKEVTTARNVVKTVTDLVVVSRNHGVWNLDTQTPPGLKVDVSGVDSFEDGGTAATFESRLVSVSGKLEAGAGSGAGFTGFAVDTAGEPTASNLRLRVPSTISSDLDLTAGCDVTVPTGIVWRFNLQSQVSVFRPEQLIVNSCPAPKLTEARASSTTEVQLTFDRKLDASTVQATDFTLAPAAAISAATVNGNQVALTTDALPPSTPYTLTVNGEVKDTAGKVLDAAANSATFTSLTPPPAGASLVINEVDYDNVGTDNQGAEFVEIHNRGTAAVDLSDVLLLFVNGNAGPTAPRAEYLRFALSDTKDAAGQPATSLPAGGYLIAAPQPFFDTVTLPAGTLRLIIKSTEAGTPNTDVIQNGFGDGVGLVQNATGVLLDSVFYEPGTQNATFNIATAAGEKTLNFEEGTRTSASDSGTNVGSLQRVPNGNDTNNNDADFKFVGTLTPGAPTP; from the coding sequence ATGCTGAAGCGGAGCTGGCTGCCGGCGCTCGTGACCACCGTGTTCGTCACGGTCGGTACGGGTTGTGGAGATGAGTGCATTGATCAGTTCGACTGTCGCGACAAGGGCACGCCGCCCGCGGGACAGGTCTACGCCTGTGTCGAGAACAAGTGCGAGCTGCGCACGCTGACGCCGGCACCCGAGGAGGACGCGGGCACGGAAGTCGACGCGGGCACGGACGCGGGCACCACGACGGATGCCGGCACCGACGCGGGCACGGACCCGGGCACCGGCCCCACGGCGTGCACCCCGGCCTGCTCCCTGGAGCAGGCGTGCAACGTCCAGACGAACACCTGCGAGGCCTCCGGCGTCACCACGCCCTCCACGGAGACGAGCACGCAGATCACCGCGGTCCTCGCCGCGGCGGCGGGCGCGCAGAGTCCCGCGCTGCCCATCAGCGGCGCGTACGTCACCTACGTGAAGCCCGCCGTGACGGGCAGCACCGAGGCGGGCGGCTTCTTCCTGCAGGCCGAGGCGAACGGGCCGGCCGTGTTCGTGCTGGGCTCCGCTTCCGCCACGGCGGTCGCCGTGGGTGACCGCGTGACGCTGAACGTCACGGACAAGGAAGTCACCACCGCGCGCAACGTGGTGAAGACCGTCACGGACCTGGTGGTCGTGAGCCGCAACCACGGCGTGTGGAACCTGGACACCCAGACGCCTCCGGGCCTCAAGGTGGACGTGTCCGGCGTGGACAGCTTCGAGGACGGCGGCACGGCCGCGACGTTCGAGAGCCGGCTGGTGAGCGTGTCCGGCAAGCTGGAGGCGGGTGCCGGCAGCGGCGCTGGCTTCACCGGCTTCGCCGTGGACACGGCGGGTGAGCCCACGGCCAGCAACCTGCGCCTGCGCGTTCCGTCGACCATCTCCTCGGACCTGGACCTGACGGCGGGCTGCGACGTGACCGTGCCCACGGGCATCGTCTGGCGCTTCAACCTCCAGAGCCAGGTGTCCGTGTTCCGGCCGGAGCAGCTCATCGTGAACTCCTGCCCCGCTCCCAAGCTCACCGAGGCGCGCGCTTCGAGCACGACGGAAGTGCAGCTGACGTTCGACCGCAAGCTGGACGCGAGCACCGTGCAGGCCACGGACTTCACCCTGGCGCCGGCCGCGGCCATCTCCGCCGCGACCGTCAATGGCAACCAGGTCGCCCTGACGACGGACGCCCTGCCGCCGAGCACCCCGTACACCCTGACCGTCAACGGCGAGGTGAAGGACACCGCCGGCAAGGTCCTGGACGCCGCGGCCAACAGCGCGACGTTCACCAGCCTGACGCCGCCTCCCGCCGGGGCCTCGCTGGTCATCAACGAGGTCGACTACGACAACGTGGGCACCGACAACCAGGGTGCGGAGTTCGTGGAGATCCACAACCGCGGCACTGCGGCGGTGGACCTGAGCGACGTGCTCCTGCTGTTCGTCAACGGCAATGCCGGCCCGACGGCCCCGCGCGCGGAGTACCTCCGCTTCGCCCTGTCCGACACGAAGGACGCGGCCGGCCAGCCGGCCACGTCGCTGCCCGCGGGCGGCTACCTCATCGCGGCGCCCCAGCCGTTCTTCGACACCGTGACCCTGCCGGCTGGCACGCTGCGGCTCATCATCAAGTCCACCGAGGCCGGCACCCCGAACACCGACGTCATCCAGAACGGCTTCGGTGACGGCGTGGGCCTGGTCCAGAACGCAACGGGCGTGCTGCTCGACAGCGTCTTCTACGAGCCGGGCACCCAGAACGCCACGTTCAACATCGCCACGGCCGCGGGCGAAAAGACGCTGAACTTCGAGGAGGGGACGCGCACCTCGGCCTCGGACTCGGGCACCAACGTCGGTTCGCTGCAGCGCGTTCCGAACGGCAACGACACGAACAACAACGACGCGGACTTCAAGTTCGTGGGCACGCTGACGCCCGGTGCGCCTACCCCGTAG
- a CDS encoding IgA Peptidase M64, whose translation MRASLFLLLLTASTALAAPRTFRVDYFHTGNATEERFSLERLVVEPLPWPGHPARALDETNLGKYFFEVRDRKTNRLLYSRGFASIFGEWELTGEAKQGHRTFSESLRFPFPDQPVQVLLKKRDAQNAFREVWSLVVDPKDPFVDTSSPPAPGALIKLLESGPSQDKVDFLILGDGYTQAERPKFEKDARRMLDILFSYSPFKERKGDFNVWGLVPVAAESGISRPSTGIHRRPPLGSTYDAFGAERYILTFDNAALRDTAGFAPYEFVEILSNGNTYGGGGIFNLFGTVAADSLWAPYVFVHEFGHHFAGLADEYYSSASVYGPAPEDRVEPWEKNVTALKDPAQLKWKDLVSPGTPIPTPWNQAAFDAHSVQVQQRRQKIRAERKPEAEMDALFMAQRDWEEKFLGALKVAGKVGAYEGANYESRGYYRPQTDCVMFTRDRVPFCSVCQRGITEVIDLYAGPARAQTQKSP comes from the coding sequence ATGCGCGCTTCCCTCTTCCTGCTGCTGCTCACGGCGAGCACCGCCCTCGCCGCGCCCCGGACGTTCCGCGTCGACTACTTCCACACCGGCAACGCCACCGAGGAGCGCTTCAGCCTGGAGCGGCTCGTCGTGGAGCCCCTGCCCTGGCCGGGCCACCCCGCCCGGGCCCTGGATGAAACCAACCTGGGCAAGTACTTCTTCGAGGTCCGGGACCGGAAGACGAACCGGCTGCTGTACTCGCGCGGCTTCGCGTCCATCTTCGGTGAGTGGGAGCTGACGGGCGAGGCGAAGCAGGGCCACCGCACCTTCAGCGAGTCGCTGCGCTTCCCCTTCCCGGACCAGCCCGTCCAGGTCCTGCTGAAGAAGCGCGACGCCCAGAACGCCTTCCGCGAGGTGTGGTCGCTGGTCGTGGATCCGAAGGACCCCTTCGTCGACACGTCCTCCCCGCCCGCGCCGGGCGCGTTGATCAAGCTCCTGGAGAGCGGCCCGTCGCAGGACAAGGTGGACTTCCTCATCCTGGGGGACGGCTACACGCAGGCCGAGCGCCCCAAGTTCGAGAAGGACGCGCGGCGGATGCTGGACATCCTCTTCAGCTATTCACCCTTCAAGGAGCGCAAGGGGGACTTCAACGTCTGGGGCCTGGTGCCCGTGGCGGCCGAGTCCGGCATCTCCCGGCCCTCCACCGGCATCCACCGCCGCCCGCCCCTGGGCTCCACCTACGACGCGTTCGGCGCGGAGCGCTACATCCTCACCTTCGACAACGCCGCCCTGCGGGACACCGCTGGCTTCGCGCCCTACGAGTTCGTGGAGATCCTGTCCAACGGCAACACCTACGGAGGCGGCGGCATCTTCAACCTCTTCGGCACCGTCGCGGCCGATAGCCTCTGGGCCCCGTACGTCTTCGTCCACGAGTTCGGCCACCACTTCGCGGGGCTCGCGGACGAGTACTACTCCTCCGCGTCCGTCTACGGCCCCGCGCCCGAGGACCGGGTGGAGCCGTGGGAGAAGAACGTCACCGCCCTCAAGGACCCCGCCCAGCTCAAGTGGAAGGACCTGGTGTCCCCGGGCACGCCCATCCCCACGCCGTGGAACCAGGCCGCGTTCGACGCGCACTCCGTGCAGGTGCAGCAGCGCCGGCAGAAGATTCGCGCGGAACGTAAGCCGGAAGCGGAGATGGATGCCCTCTTCATGGCCCAGCGGGACTGGGAGGAGAAGTTCCTGGGCGCGCTGAAGGTCGCCGGGAAGGTGGGGGCCTACGAGGGCGCGAACTACGAGTCGCGCGGCTACTACCGTCCGCAAACGGACTGCGTGATGTTCACCCGCGACCGCGTGCCTTTTTGCTCCGTGTGTCAGCGCGGCATCACCGAGGTCATTGACCTCTACGCGGGTCCGGCCCGTGCCCAGACGCAGAAGAGTCCCTGA
- a CDS encoding zinc-dependent metalloprotease has translation MFKKAAVIVASCGAFLSGCGNDTQLENQEIVSNLIEAGFPENDIMVVDDAVYVGLDAHVTLEASREMLQTDQQTAEQYRTTNLVSSTKTKICINPNSTFNSYSRLSQGLDLAIQNYNQLGLSFTMARGPTTGCSANIAARTMSGAGGSAGFPSGGNPYGTINIGTGLQSYSVDVSEHVITHELGHAVGFRHSDYYNRSISCGGAATNEGTAGVGAILIPGTSGTATVGGSVMNSCFRSTETGEWTSSDKTALNALY, from the coding sequence ATGTTCAAGAAAGCGGCAGTCATCGTGGCGAGCTGTGGCGCGTTCCTGTCCGGCTGCGGTAACGACACGCAGCTTGAGAACCAGGAGATCGTCTCCAACCTGATCGAGGCCGGGTTCCCTGAGAACGACATCATGGTCGTCGACGACGCCGTGTACGTCGGTCTCGACGCGCACGTGACGCTCGAGGCGTCCCGCGAGATGCTCCAGACCGACCAGCAGACGGCGGAGCAGTACCGGACGACGAACCTCGTCAGCTCCACCAAGACGAAGATCTGCATCAACCCCAACTCCACGTTCAACAGCTACAGCCGCCTCAGCCAGGGCCTGGACCTGGCCATCCAGAACTACAACCAGCTCGGCCTGAGCTTCACGATGGCGCGTGGCCCGACCACGGGCTGCAGCGCGAACATCGCGGCGCGGACCATGTCCGGCGCCGGCGGCTCCGCGGGCTTCCCGTCGGGCGGCAACCCCTACGGCACCATCAACATCGGCACGGGCCTGCAGAGCTACAGCGTTGACGTGAGCGAGCACGTCATCACCCACGAGCTCGGCCACGCGGTCGGCTTCCGTCACTCGGACTACTACAACCGCTCCATCAGCTGCGGCGGCGCGGCCACCAACGAGGGCACCGCGGGCGTGGGCGCCATCCTCATCCCCGGCACGTCGGGCACGGCCACGGTCGGCGGCTCGGTCATGAACTCCTGCTTCCGTTCGACCGAGACCGGCGAGTGGACCTCGTCTGACAAGACCGCGCTGAACGCCCTCTACTAG